Proteins encoded in a region of the Deefgea piscis genome:
- a CDS encoding MAPEG family protein yields the protein MQIVAFYAALLCLLYLYLTFRVIKLRRKFSAALGDQQQPELNRAIRAHANFAEYVPFCLLLLFLLEMQNAAHLLLQGLGLALLLGRILHAYAISQLKEKLKFRVAGMVLTLMTMLIAALALFFNTLF from the coding sequence ATGCAAATTGTAGCTTTCTACGCCGCATTGCTGTGCCTGCTCTATTTGTATTTGACCTTTCGCGTGATTAAGCTGCGGCGTAAATTTAGCGCCGCTTTGGGGGATCAACAACAACCCGAGTTAAATCGGGCCATTCGGGCGCATGCTAATTTTGCCGAGTACGTGCCGTTTTGCTTGCTGTTGTTGTTTTTACTCGAAATGCAAAATGCGGCGCATTTATTATTACAAGGCTTGGGTTTGGCTTTATTATTAGGCCGAATCTTGCATGCTTATGCGATTAGTCAGCTTAAAGAGAAGCTTAAATTCCGTGTTGCTGGGATGGTGCTCACTTTGATGACCATGCTGATTGCTGCGCTGGCTTTGTTTTTTAATACCTTGTTTTAA
- the kdsB gene encoding 3-deoxy-manno-octulosonate cytidylyltransferase, with amino-acid sequence MMSFVAIIPARLNSTRLPNKPLADIGGKPMVVRVVEQALRSNASMVVVAADAMPIQDAVTSAGYASLLTRADHASGTDRLAEAVDRLELPDDAIVVNVQGDEPLIDPELINAVAAALSANPSWAMATASHPITDAEEFFNPNAVKVVCDAQQKALFFSRAPMPWHRDAFAADNEDADWVLPANLGAQRHIGLYAYRAGFLRQYRDLAVSPLEQVEALEQLRVLWHGFAIGVHIASSAPAAGVDTPEDLARVRAIVAQQG; translated from the coding sequence ATAATGAGCTTTGTGGCGATTATTCCGGCGCGACTTAATTCAACGCGCTTGCCCAATAAGCCTTTGGCCGACATTGGTGGCAAACCGATGGTGGTGCGGGTGGTTGAGCAAGCTTTGCGCTCAAATGCCTCTATGGTGGTGGTGGCTGCCGACGCGATGCCGATTCAAGACGCAGTGACCTCGGCGGGCTACGCCTCGTTGTTAACGCGAGCTGATCATGCGTCTGGTACCGATCGATTGGCCGAAGCGGTGGATCGTTTGGAACTGCCTGATGACGCCATTGTGGTCAACGTGCAAGGCGATGAGCCTTTGATTGATCCAGAACTCATCAATGCCGTAGCCGCAGCGCTGAGCGCTAATCCAAGTTGGGCGATGGCGACGGCCAGCCACCCGATTACTGATGCGGAAGAATTTTTTAATCCCAATGCGGTGAAAGTGGTCTGCGATGCACAGCAAAAAGCGCTGTTTTTTAGCCGCGCGCCGATGCCGTGGCACCGCGATGCTTTTGCTGCTGACAATGAAGATGCCGACTGGGTATTGCCCGCTAATCTAGGCGCGCAAAGACATATCGGCCTATACGCCTATAGAGCGGGCTTTTTACGCCAGTACCGTGATTTAGCCGTGTCACCGCTCGAGCAAGTTGAGGCGCTAGAGCAATTGCGCGTGCTGTGGCATGGCTTTGCTATTGGCGTGCATATTGCCAGTAGCGCGCCTGCCGCTGGGGTTGATACCCCTGAAGATCTAGCGCGAGTGCGCGCAATCGTTGCCCAGCAGGGCTAA
- a CDS encoding Trm112 family protein, producing MDAKLLEILVSPVSKGPLIYDKAKQELISKADRLAFPIKDGIPVMLVSEARELSPEEFE from the coding sequence ATGGACGCTAAGCTACTGGAAATTCTAGTGAGCCCAGTTTCAAAAGGCCCTTTGATTTACGATAAGGCCAAGCAAGAGTTGATCTCCAAAGCAGATCGTTTGGCATTCCCAATTAAAGATGGCATCCCGGTGATGCTGGTGAGCGAAGCACGCGAACTTAGCCCAGAAGAGTTTGAATAA
- the lpxK gene encoding tetraacyldisaccharide 4'-kinase — MNIESFLNRIWYGRLTIWAILLWPLSMLFALLAKLNALLFQLKIKPSTRLPVPVVVVGNITVGGTGKTPLTIYLAQQLTQLGWQVGIISRGYARSGDDRHTPLAVTVDSDPAVVGDEPLLLARATQVPVFVARQRASAGQALLAAHPAVNVLLCDDGLQHYALARDIELCVIDAARGLGNGLRLPAGPLREPRGRLGQVSAVVLNGKPDLDLLGKPYPPQFVMQLAASACYQLHHPEIKRHAVDFAGESLTAMVGMGNPARFFATLRGLNYQFIEQAMPDHHAFCAADLPASGAMIVTEKDAVKLAALNLMADGDRIWVLPVTAQIEPNLADWLQATLSAITEYQNGR, encoded by the coding sequence ATGAATATTGAATCCTTTCTCAACCGAATTTGGTATGGCCGCTTAACGATTTGGGCGATTTTACTGTGGCCGCTTTCCATGCTGTTTGCGCTACTCGCTAAGCTCAATGCGCTGCTGTTTCAACTCAAAATCAAACCATCAACGCGTTTGCCGGTGCCGGTGGTGGTGGTGGGCAATATCACTGTTGGCGGCACGGGTAAAACGCCGTTGACGATTTATTTGGCGCAGCAATTAACGCAGCTAGGTTGGCAAGTCGGGATTATTTCTCGCGGCTATGCCCGCAGCGGCGATGATCGCCATACGCCGCTGGCGGTGACGGTTGATAGCGATCCGGCGGTGGTGGGCGATGAGCCGCTGCTATTGGCGCGGGCAACTCAGGTGCCGGTGTTTGTCGCAAGGCAGCGCGCAAGTGCGGGGCAGGCGTTGCTGGCGGCACATCCGGCGGTGAATGTGCTTTTGTGTGACGATGGTTTGCAGCATTATGCTTTGGCGCGCGATATTGAGTTGTGTGTGATTGATGCCGCGCGCGGTTTAGGTAATGGTTTACGTTTGCCGGCTGGGCCGCTACGCGAGCCGCGTGGCCGCTTAGGGCAAGTTTCGGCGGTGGTATTGAATGGTAAGCCAGATTTAGACTTGCTTGGCAAGCCATACCCGCCGCAGTTTGTGATGCAATTGGCGGCAAGTGCTTGCTATCAATTACACCACCCAGAAATAAAGCGCCATGCGGTAGATTTTGCCGGTGAATCGCTGACGGCGATGGTGGGGATGGGCAATCCTGCGCGTTTTTTTGCCACGCTACGCGGTTTGAATTACCAGTTTATTGAGCAAGCAATGCCCGATCATCATGCTTTTTGCGCTGCCGATTTGCCCGCTAGCGGCGCGATGATCGTTACGGAAAAGGACGCGGTGAAGCTCGCTGCCTTAAATTTAATGGCAGACGGTGATAGAATCTGGGTCTTGCCAGTGACAGCGCAGATTGAACCGAATCTGGCGGACTGGCTGCAAGCTACTTTATCTGCAATTACGGAGTATCAAAATGGACGCTAA
- a CDS encoding ankyrin repeat domain-containing protein, translating into MKKKNRFDIFSSPLLRAVECDDLPMLVEAIDAGENIEVLDRAGCTPLIRAATLGFEELVKYLIKSGAAINAMDDDGWTALHYVAQNGHSAIAHFLIAEGAEVDAINKYGNTPLFNAIFNYTKDGNESYRVFLEAGASLDAKNNAGVSPRDLTECDGMEELEIYKIKGVRLD; encoded by the coding sequence ATGAAAAAGAAAAACCGATTTGATATTTTTAGTAGCCCATTATTGCGTGCTGTTGAATGCGATGATTTGCCCATGCTAGTTGAAGCGATTGACGCAGGTGAAAATATTGAAGTACTTGACCGAGCTGGCTGCACTCCGTTAATTAGAGCTGCGACTCTTGGTTTTGAGGAGTTAGTGAAATATCTTATTAAGTCGGGTGCTGCGATTAATGCTATGGATGACGACGGCTGGACTGCGCTGCATTATGTTGCGCAAAATGGGCATTCAGCTATTGCTCATTTTTTAATTGCTGAGGGGGCAGAAGTTGATGCAATTAATAAATATGGCAATACGCCGTTATTCAATGCAATTTTTAATTATACGAAAGATGGGAATGAATCGTACCGCGTGTTTCTTGAGGCTGGGGCATCTCTCGATGCTAAAAACAATGCGGGTGTCTCTCCCCGTGATTTAACTGAATGTGATGGAATGGAAGAGCTTGAAATTTATAAAATCAAAGGGGTCAGACTCGATTGA
- a CDS encoding ExbD/TolR family protein, producing MKFNKGRRGRIDPEINFIPLIDVLLVILIFLMATTTYSKFAELKINLPTADAVKQEEQPQSIQVGISGNGQLMINGQPAQFNSPDDFAVQLRRAAGSNAEPMIVINADAQTSHQNVVNVMEAARVAGYGKLTFATQTSGQK from the coding sequence ATGAAATTCAATAAAGGCCGTCGTGGCCGCATCGATCCGGAAATCAACTTTATTCCCTTGATCGACGTGCTGTTGGTGATTTTGATTTTCTTGATGGCAACGACCACGTATTCCAAGTTTGCCGAGCTGAAAATCAACCTGCCTACGGCCGATGCCGTGAAGCAAGAAGAACAACCGCAATCGATTCAAGTGGGCATTTCGGGTAATGGGCAGTTAATGATTAACGGCCAACCCGCCCAATTTAATAGCCCCGACGATTTCGCGGTACAACTACGCCGCGCTGCGGGCAGCAACGCCGAGCCGATGATCGTCATCAACGCCGACGCGCAAACTAGCCACCAAAACGTCGTCAACGTGATGGAAGCGGCAAGGGTCGCCGGCTACGGCAAGCTGACGTTTGCCACGCAGACTAGTGGGCAGAAGTGA
- a CDS encoding MotA/TolQ/ExbB proton channel family protein, with protein MLAIIEAAGWPIWLIIAASIATVTIIIERLLSLRKTLVLPQGTLAKVVQEYRSQGVTAESLNKLSASSPLGKVLAAGLKNVKSSREIMKESIEETGSAVAHDLNRYLSTLGTLAAVTPLLGLFGTVIGMIEIFGSQAPSGAGNPAALAHGISIALYNTAFGIIVAVPALMFYRYFASKVDDFIVEMEQQAIKLVEIVHGERHQ; from the coding sequence ATGCTCGCTATCATCGAGGCCGCAGGCTGGCCCATCTGGCTGATTATCGCTGCTTCTATTGCAACGGTGACCATTATTATTGAGCGTTTGCTGTCCTTACGTAAAACATTGGTGTTGCCGCAAGGTACTTTGGCCAAAGTGGTACAAGAGTATCGTAGCCAAGGCGTGACGGCAGAAAGTTTGAATAAATTGTCAGCGTCTAGCCCCTTGGGCAAGGTGTTGGCGGCGGGCTTGAAAAACGTAAAAAGCTCGCGCGAAATCATGAAAGAATCAATCGAAGAAACCGGCAGCGCCGTTGCTCATGACTTAAATCGCTATTTGTCGACTTTAGGTACGCTGGCCGCGGTGACGCCACTATTGGGTTTGTTTGGTACCGTGATCGGGATGATTGAGATTTTTGGTTCGCAAGCCCCAAGTGGCGCCGGTAATCCAGCCGCTTTGGCGCACGGGATTTCGATTGCGCTGTATAACACCGCTTTCGGGATTATCGTTGCGGTGCCAGCGTTGATGTTTTATCGCTATTTTGCCAGCAAGGTCGATGACTTTATTGTTGAGATGGAGCAGCAAGCGATTAAGCTGGTTGAAATTGTCCACGGCGAACGCCACCAATAA
- a CDS encoding NCS2 family permease — protein sequence MNQAPSPAESTSLLERFFKLQRHGSDAKTEFIAGVTTFLTMVYIIFVNPQILSNAGMDPQAVFVATCVVTGLSCILMGAVANLPIAIAPAMGLNAFFAFVVVTGMGYSWQIGMGTIFWGALGMLILTLLRVRYWLVVNIPHSLRVGITAGIGLLIALIGLQNTGIVVANPATMVAVGNLASIPCILGALGFFIICICAQKGIHSAVLLSIAVTTLLGFLLGDVSFKGVVALPPSMSPVLGQLDLMGSLDIALAGVIFSFLLVNLFDSSGTLIGVTTRAKMIDDQGRFPRMKQAMVVDSLSSISGAVLGTSATSAYIESTSGVAVGGRTGLTAIVVGVLFLLAVFFSPLAAMVPGYAAAGAMIFVGVLMCSELAKVNWEDLTEAVPSFIAAVMMPFTFSITEGVAMGFIAYCVMKTGTGRWREIHPCSWIVAGLFALKFFWVDAH from the coding sequence ATGAATCAAGCGCCCTCTCCCGCCGAGTCTACGAGTCTACTCGAGCGTTTTTTTAAACTACAGCGCCATGGCTCTGATGCCAAAACCGAGTTCATCGCTGGGGTCACTACCTTTTTGACGATGGTGTACATCATCTTTGTCAATCCACAAATCTTGTCCAATGCCGGCATGGATCCACAAGCCGTTTTTGTTGCCACTTGCGTGGTGACAGGGCTGAGCTGCATTTTAATGGGGGCCGTTGCCAACCTACCCATTGCCATTGCACCAGCGATGGGGCTGAATGCCTTTTTTGCTTTTGTGGTCGTCACTGGCATGGGCTATTCGTGGCAAATCGGTATGGGTACGATTTTCTGGGGCGCGCTGGGCATGCTGATCCTAACGCTATTGCGTGTGCGTTACTGGCTGGTGGTCAACATTCCACATAGCTTGCGCGTCGGGATTACCGCCGGGATTGGTTTATTGATTGCGTTGATTGGCTTACAAAACACCGGCATTGTGGTGGCTAATCCAGCAACAATGGTCGCCGTGGGTAATTTAGCGTCGATCCCTTGTATTTTGGGCGCTTTGGGCTTTTTTATTATTTGCATTTGCGCGCAAAAAGGCATTCATTCAGCGGTATTACTTTCAATCGCCGTGACCACCCTACTCGGGTTTTTATTGGGTGATGTGAGCTTTAAAGGCGTCGTAGCGTTACCACCGAGCATGTCTCCGGTATTGGGCCAGCTCGACTTAATGGGCTCACTCGACATTGCTTTGGCGGGGGTGATTTTTTCATTCTTGCTGGTGAATTTGTTTGACTCATCAGGCACCTTAATTGGTGTGACGACACGCGCCAAAATGATCGATGATCAAGGCCGTTTCCCACGCATGAAGCAAGCGATGGTGGTGGATAGCTTAAGCTCAATCAGCGGCGCGGTGCTCGGCACTTCGGCCACATCGGCGTATATCGAAAGCACCTCGGGCGTTGCTGTCGGCGGGCGTACCGGCTTAACTGCGATTGTGGTTGGGGTGTTATTTTTGCTGGCGGTGTTTTTCTCGCCGCTGGCCGCCATGGTGCCAGGCTATGCCGCTGCGGGTGCAATGATTTTTGTCGGTGTGTTGATGTGCTCTGAACTGGCCAAAGTCAATTGGGAAGACCTCACCGAAGCCGTTCCGTCTTTTATTGCGGCCGTGATGATGCCGTTTACGTTTTCGATTACCGAGGGCGTAGCGATGGGCTTTATTGCCTATTGCGTGATGAAAACCGGCACTGGCCGTTGGCGTGAAATCCACCCTTGCTCATGGATTGTGGCGGGTTTATTTGCGCTTAAGTTTTTCTGGGTCGACGCACACTAA
- a CDS encoding sugar kinase produces the protein MNKTAQGIALIGECMIELRREPAHLNYRFGGDTLNTAIYLARQLDAAFEVRYVTALGVDGFSHEMMQAWQGEQICTDWVLQDQCRLPGMYLIETEDSGERHFHYWRSDSAAKYWLQHPAAPSVLAGLAECRMIYLSGISLAILSAADRVVLLAELQKAKAAGSQIVFDNNYRQRLWESREVAQANYRAILQLADIALLTLDDEVALYGEESVAAVIARAQACGVTEVVIKRGGSACIVATAQMQIEISAEPVTKVVDTTAAGDSFAAGYLAARLQGMDYSAAAMQAHRLAGIVIQHPGAIIPRENMPSAQAVAKG, from the coding sequence ATGAATAAAACAGCACAAGGTATCGCTTTAATCGGCGAATGTATGATCGAACTGCGCCGCGAGCCCGCGCATTTAAATTATCGCTTTGGTGGCGATACGCTGAATACGGCGATTTATTTGGCGCGTCAGCTCGATGCCGCGTTTGAAGTACGATATGTAACTGCTTTAGGCGTGGATGGCTTTAGTCATGAAATGATGCAAGCTTGGCAAGGCGAGCAAATTTGTACCGATTGGGTGCTGCAAGATCAATGCCGCTTGCCCGGTATGTATTTGATTGAAACCGAAGACAGTGGCGAGCGGCATTTTCATTACTGGCGCAGCGATTCGGCTGCCAAATATTGGCTGCAGCATCCAGCGGCACCTAGCGTGTTGGCTGGTTTGGCAGAGTGCCGGATGATTTATTTGTCAGGGATTAGTCTGGCGATTTTAAGCGCCGCTGATCGCGTGGTGTTATTGGCTGAGCTGCAAAAAGCCAAGGCCGCCGGCAGCCAGATTGTGTTTGATAATAACTACCGCCAGCGTTTGTGGGAAAGCCGCGAAGTGGCGCAAGCCAATTACCGCGCTATTTTGCAATTGGCCGATATTGCCTTGCTAACGCTAGACGATGAAGTGGCGCTGTATGGCGAAGAATCGGTCGCAGCGGTGATTGCGCGAGCTCAAGCGTGCGGCGTAACTGAGGTGGTGATTAAACGCGGTGGTAGCGCGTGTATTGTCGCCACTGCACAAATGCAAATTGAAATCTCGGCCGAGCCCGTCACTAAAGTGGTGGATACCACGGCGGCAGGGGACTCATTTGCTGCGGGCTATTTAGCCGCGCGTTTGCAAGGTATGGATTATTCAGCGGCAGCGATGCAGGCGCATCGTTTGGCTGGGATTGTGATTCAGCACCCGGGGGCGATTATTCCGCGTGAAAATATGCCGAGCGCGCAGGCGGTGGCAAAAGGTTAA
- a CDS encoding glycoside hydrolase family 31 protein, with translation MKALKSWVLHRQLDSGIELLVDQQHVFCISVLEEKLFRVLIQKNGQLALNRTWSIAPTGDVPWAGRSRLSMDGFSLPAFQLTQSDTSLCLSTSQLRVTIDQPLRLVWEYCDAAGEWQHLAEDRAQHAYQISPQGSGVAHYQRRFAADDYYGLGEKAGDLNRKGRRFEMRNLDAMGYNAASTDPLYKHLPLTITRHEGVSFGLFYDNLSTTQFDLGNELDNYHLPYRRYQAEAGDLDYYLMLGPQVLDVTKAFVRLTGKTLFGPKWSLGYSGSTMQYTDAPDAQQQLSQFISGCQQYAIPCDSFQLSSGYTSIGGKRYVFNWNRDKIPDPQQMSADFHAAGMKLAANIKPCLLHDHPQYQDLTAQGLFIQDSVLDQPEMSVYWDDEGSHLDFTNPATIAWWQDNVTTQLLEQGIDATWNDNNEYEIWDRGARCHGFGQAMTIEQIRPLMPLLMMRASFEAQQRFAPSKRPYLISRSGCAGMQRYVQTWSGDNRTNWQTLRYNIRMGVGMSLSGLFNVGHDVGGFSGLRPEPELFVRWVQNGVMHPRFTIHSWNDDQTVNEPWMYPAVSAMIRDVIALRYRLLPYFYTLLWQACQDDEPMLRPTFLDHEHDANTFAETDDFMLGRDVLVASVVEAGQRRRSVYLPDNGQGWYCFYTGQWFGGAQTIELDAPLERLPLLVRAGAALPMSAREAFVAAKLDTERELRLFPLRGMGCSVGVVFDDDGESHAWQDGHALQLNWQMRCDTQYIDVRITVTGDYRPAWTQLNMVLPQGEKRTLRVNGQLAAAFQLPV, from the coding sequence ATGAAAGCATTAAAATCTTGGGTTTTGCATCGGCAATTGGATTCGGGTATTGAGCTTTTAGTCGATCAGCAGCACGTATTTTGTATTTCGGTGTTAGAAGAAAAATTATTTCGCGTTTTAATTCAAAAAAATGGTCAATTAGCACTCAATCGTACTTGGTCGATTGCCCCCACTGGCGATGTACCTTGGGCTGGGCGCTCGCGGTTGAGTATGGATGGCTTTAGCCTGCCTGCTTTCCAATTGACACAGTCTGATACCAGTTTGTGTTTAAGTACTTCGCAGTTGCGCGTGACGATTGATCAGCCGTTGCGTTTGGTGTGGGAATACTGTGATGCGGCCGGAGAATGGCAGCATTTGGCCGAAGATCGTGCCCAGCATGCGTATCAAATCAGCCCACAAGGCTCGGGTGTGGCGCATTATCAGCGCCGTTTTGCTGCTGATGATTATTATGGTTTGGGTGAAAAAGCTGGGGACTTAAACCGTAAAGGTCGCCGCTTTGAAATGCGTAATCTCGATGCCATGGGGTATAACGCGGCATCGACCGACCCCTTATATAAACACTTGCCGTTGACGATTACTCGCCATGAAGGCGTGAGCTTTGGTTTGTTTTATGACAATTTGAGCACCACGCAGTTTGATTTGGGCAATGAGCTGGATAATTATCACTTGCCGTATCGCCGCTATCAGGCCGAGGCGGGCGATTTAGATTATTACCTGATGCTTGGGCCGCAAGTGCTGGATGTGACTAAAGCCTTTGTTCGTTTAACCGGTAAAACGCTGTTTGGCCCCAAATGGAGTTTGGGTTATAGCGGCTCGACCATGCAATACACTGATGCGCCTGATGCACAGCAGCAATTGTCGCAATTTATTAGCGGTTGCCAGCAGTATGCGATACCGTGCGATTCGTTCCAATTGTCTTCGGGCTATACCTCGATTGGCGGCAAACGGTATGTGTTTAATTGGAATCGCGACAAAATCCCCGACCCACAGCAAATGAGTGCGGATTTTCATGCCGCAGGAATGAAACTGGCGGCCAATATCAAACCGTGTTTATTACACGATCATCCGCAGTATCAAGACTTAACCGCGCAAGGCTTGTTTATTCAAGATTCAGTGCTCGATCAGCCCGAAATGTCGGTGTATTGGGATGATGAAGGCTCGCATTTGGACTTTACCAATCCAGCAACGATTGCGTGGTGGCAAGACAATGTCACCACGCAATTGCTAGAGCAAGGGATTGATGCCACTTGGAACGACAATAACGAGTACGAAATTTGGGATCGTGGCGCACGTTGTCATGGCTTTGGTCAGGCCATGACGATTGAGCAGATTCGCCCCTTAATGCCTTTATTAATGATGCGCGCCTCGTTTGAAGCACAGCAACGATTTGCGCCGAGCAAAAGGCCGTATCTGATTTCTCGTTCTGGTTGCGCGGGGATGCAGCGTTATGTGCAAACGTGGAGTGGCGACAATCGAACCAATTGGCAGACTTTGCGTTACAACATCCGCATGGGTGTGGGGATGAGTTTGTCGGGCTTATTTAATGTGGGCCATGATGTCGGCGGTTTTTCTGGTTTGCGTCCTGAGCCGGAACTGTTTGTTCGTTGGGTACAAAATGGCGTGATGCATCCGCGCTTTACGATTCATTCGTGGAATGACGACCAAACGGTGAATGAACCGTGGATGTATCCGGCGGTGAGCGCGATGATTCGCGATGTGATTGCACTGCGTTATCGCTTATTGCCGTATTTTTACACCTTGCTCTGGCAGGCGTGCCAAGATGATGAGCCCATGCTGAGGCCGACTTTCTTGGATCACGAGCACGATGCGAATACGTTTGCTGAGACGGATGACTTTATGCTCGGGCGCGATGTGTTAGTTGCCAGCGTGGTGGAGGCGGGGCAGCGCCGTCGTTCGGTGTATTTGCCAGACAATGGCCAAGGTTGGTATTGCTTTTATACCGGCCAATGGTTTGGTGGCGCGCAAACCATTGAGCTGGATGCACCATTAGAGCGTTTGCCGCTATTGGTGCGTGCGGGTGCGGCGTTGCCAATGTCGGCGCGTGAGGCTTTTGTGGCCGCAAAGCTCGATACTGAGCGCGAATTACGCTTGTTCCCGCTGCGTGGTATGGGTTGCAGTGTGGGCGTGGTGTTTGACGACGATGGTGAAAGCCATGCTTGGCAAGACGGCCATGCTCTGCAACTGAATTGGCAAATGCGGTGCGACACGCAATATATTGATGTGCGTATTACGGTGACCGGCGACTATCGACCGGCGTGGACGCAGTTAAATATGGTCCTGCCACAAGGCGAAAAGCGTACGCTACGAGTGAATGGCCAGCTCGCTGCTGCTTTTCAATTGCCGGTTTGA
- a CDS encoding TRAP transporter large permease, whose protein sequence is MDWFALSVLFGLFFVLIFLGLPVSFAIGLSSIATLVFAADIPLTSSLMTMAQKMASGLDSFGLLAIPFFILAGNIMNRGGLAIRLINFAKVLGGRLPGPLLHCNVLANMMFGALSGSAVASAAAVGGVMAPLQKKEGYDPAFSAAVNIASAPVGLLIPPSNTFIVYSLVSGGTSVAALFLAGYLPGILWGGALMVIAGLIARKRGYVAEQKPTLKDFIFYGKAAIPSLMLIIIIMGGILSGLCTPTEASAIAVVYCLVLTFLYRDLSLKDLPSIILESALVTSIVMLLIGVSMGMSYAMVFTDIPATISDGLLAISDNPIIILLIINLVFLVVGFFMDMTPAILIFTPIFYPIAVVELGMNPIHFGVMMTFNLCLGICTPPVGSSLFIGCSVAKVSIEKVIKPLLPLYGAIVLALLAVIFVPEISMFIPNLFGYE, encoded by the coding sequence ATGGATTGGTTTGCGCTGTCGGTTTTATTTGGTTTGTTTTTTGTTTTGATTTTCTTGGGTTTACCCGTTTCATTTGCCATTGGCTTATCGTCGATTGCCACTTTGGTGTTTGCTGCAGATATTCCGCTGACGTCGAGTTTGATGACCATGGCGCAAAAAATGGCGTCGGGATTAGATAGCTTTGGTTTATTAGCGATTCCATTTTTTATTCTGGCCGGCAATATTATGAATCGCGGTGGTTTGGCGATTCGCTTGATTAATTTTGCCAAAGTGCTGGGTGGCCGTTTGCCTGGTCCTTTACTGCATTGCAATGTGCTGGCCAATATGATGTTTGGTGCATTGTCTGGCTCGGCCGTTGCGTCGGCAGCGGCGGTCGGTGGGGTGATGGCGCCACTACAAAAAAAAGAAGGTTATGATCCGGCGTTTTCTGCGGCGGTAAATATTGCTTCTGCCCCTGTGGGCTTGCTGATTCCACCTTCCAATACCTTTATTGTGTATTCCTTGGTGTCTGGTGGCACATCAGTTGCGGCGCTCTTTTTAGCCGGTTATTTGCCAGGTATTTTGTGGGGCGGTGCTTTGATGGTGATTGCCGGTTTAATCGCGAGAAAACGCGGTTATGTGGCGGAGCAAAAACCAACATTAAAAGACTTCATTTTTTACGGCAAAGCCGCGATTCCATCGTTAATGCTGATTATCATCATTATGGGCGGTATTTTGTCGGGCCTTTGCACGCCGACTGAAGCTTCGGCCATTGCCGTGGTGTATTGCTTGGTGCTGACTTTCTTATATCGCGATTTAAGCCTTAAAGATTTGCCAAGCATTATTTTGGAATCGGCCTTGGTGACCTCGATTGTGATGCTATTGATTGGCGTTTCAATGGGGATGAGTTATGCGATGGTGTTTACTGATATTCCAGCGACCATTAGCGATGGTTTGTTGGCGATCTCGGATAATCCAATCATCATTTTATTAATTATCAATTTGGTGTTTTTGGTGGTCGGTTTCTTTATGGATATGACCCCCGCGATTTTGATTTTTACCCCGATTTTTTACCCGATTGCCGTGGTTGAATTGGGCATGAATCCGATTCATTTCGGGGTCATGATGACTTTTAATCTGTGTTTAGGGATTTGCACACCACCGGTGGGGAGCTCGCTGTTTATTGGTTGCTCGGTGGCTAAAGTGTCGATCGAAAAAGTCATTAAGCCTTTATTGCCTTTATACGGTGCCATTGTCTTGGCATTGTTGGCGGTGATTTTTGTGCCTGAAATTTCAATGTTTATTCCTAATTTGTTCGGTTACGAATAA
- a CDS encoding TRAP transporter small permease yields MELIKRCLDFVLSKLIIFLFSMLLICIIWQVLARWMGVNSTFTDEGARFIFIWVGLFGASLAHGQKRHLAIDLLTSRLSGRRKVWSDRLIHCLVIVFSVSVMVMGGYMAMLNTQGQVSSAMHIPMWIIYLAIPLNGLAITFYSLNDLLQDLKAPQLQGA; encoded by the coding sequence ATGGAATTGATTAAACGCTGCTTGGATTTTGTTTTATCCAAATTGATTATTTTTTTGTTTTCAATGCTACTCATTTGTATTATTTGGCAAGTGTTGGCACGTTGGATGGGTGTGAACAGTACGTTTACTGATGAGGGCGCTCGGTTTATTTTTATTTGGGTGGGTTTATTTGGTGCTTCTTTGGCGCATGGACAAAAACGGCATTTGGCGATTGACTTATTAACCAGTCGTTTAAGTGGTCGTCGCAAAGTATGGTCTGATCGATTGATTCATTGCTTAGTGATTGTTTTTTCTGTTTCGGTGATGGTAATGGGCGGGTATATGGCCATGCTTAATACCCAAGGCCAAGTGTCTAGTGCGATGCATATCCCGATGTGGATTATCTATTTAGCGATTCCCCTCAATGGTTTAGCCATCACTTTTTATAGCTTGAATGATTTACTTCAAGACTTGAAAGCGCCACAGTTACAAGGAGCATAA